Proteins co-encoded in one Polluticoccus soli genomic window:
- a CDS encoding response regulator: protein MKVMIFDDEIDVLQLYSMILQRRGHEVHTAQNCLHLMDKIEEVHPDVIIMDNEMPVLSGLQATKVLKEDTVYKAIPIICISANTEGAKLAKEAHADMFLPKPLGIRELEDAINKVTLKAA, encoded by the coding sequence ATGAAAGTTATGATATTTGACGACGAGATAGATGTGCTGCAATTATACAGCATGATATTGCAGCGACGAGGCCACGAGGTGCATACGGCCCAAAACTGTCTGCACCTCATGGACAAGATCGAAGAGGTACACCCCGATGTAATTATTATGGACAACGAAATGCCGGTACTGAGCGGGTTGCAGGCAACCAAAGTACTGAAGGAGGACACCGTTTATAAGGCAATTCCTATCATCTGTATATCGGCCAACACCGAAGGTGCTAAGCTGGCCAAAGAAGCCCATGCGGACATGTTCCTTCCTAAACCGCTTGGCATACGCGAGCTGGAGGATGCTATCAACAAAGTAACGCTGAAGGCAGCGTAA
- a CDS encoding DUF4294 domain-containing protein produces MKGIVSLGALVTILSCSSAQAQDANAPDTLLMVKLPTVNVNAERKWANDTVRYQYNQTRYYITTILPYLNAATKLFNELDAKVNDPNTNRKERKAFVSSKEDELRDKFENEVKNLNETQGVLLVKLVARQTGVNIYSMLGEFKNPFTAVKWQAWARFNGFNLNKRYTPADEPMLEHIMEDLGYPLPAVYGEMERTALRNQDVKYPKR; encoded by the coding sequence ATGAAAGGGATAGTGAGCCTCGGGGCGTTGGTTACTATATTGAGCTGCTCATCGGCACAGGCGCAGGATGCAAATGCACCTGACACCCTGCTGATGGTAAAACTGCCTACGGTAAACGTGAATGCAGAACGCAAATGGGCCAACGACACCGTGCGCTACCAGTACAACCAGACCCGGTACTACATTACCACTATTCTCCCCTACCTCAACGCGGCCACCAAACTATTCAACGAGCTGGATGCAAAGGTCAACGATCCAAATACCAACAGAAAGGAACGCAAAGCCTTTGTATCGTCGAAAGAAGACGAGCTGCGCGATAAGTTTGAGAACGAAGTAAAAAACCTGAACGAAACGCAGGGCGTTTTGCTGGTAAAACTCGTAGCACGCCAAACGGGCGTCAACATTTACAGCATGCTCGGCGAGTTCAAAAATCCTTTTACGGCTGTGAAGTGGCAGGCATGGGCAAGGTTCAACGGTTTTAACCTGAACAAACGCTACACGCCCGCCGACGAACCGATGCTGGAACACATTATGGAAGACCTGGGGTACCCGCTGCCAGCTGTGTATGGCGAAATGGAACGCACTGCCCTGCGCAACCAGGACGTGAAATACCCGAAACGATAA